The Erigeron canadensis isolate Cc75 chromosome 1, C_canadensis_v1, whole genome shotgun sequence genome segment GACTAGAATATCAAtcaggaaaatgataaatcctcctaaagaATATCAATTTTTATCCTTGTTAGGTGTTCTCTAAGAGCCTAAATGAACCTATGATATAGGGCCTTATCTGTAGAAATTTTACGTATTAATAGTTGGGCGTTTAGACATACGTACTTTAGGCTTATTTGCTTAAAAGTCACTTCAAATGTAAAGAAAGGGAGATGTGAAGTATAGTGTAATTAATTGAGAGATATTACGGTAAACATGTTGGGGTGGTTAGGGAGAAGGGTTGGAAACAGTCACAGAGATACTCCGGTTAGGCTGCGTACATTTGAGTCAAGTACTCGCCATCCAGGGTGACATTATATGTTTACTGTTTACTCGTTGAATAGGTGTGTAGATAAATTACTTTTTCATAAGCTTCTATTTAGAAACTTTATCACATAGGTTATGGTTTAGGAGGTtactttgttgtttttttttatgttactaATACTTCCTTGAGCCATACGAGACTCCGCGCTTGAATTCATGAAACCATGACCATAAGCTCAAGCTTAGATAAGCTTATACAAAATGGCCAGACAGACACTCTTGCTTTTAGTTCAAAAATGAGCCTCAACATATACACAAGCACACATAAAAGGACCTTAAAGAATTTGGGACCAAAAGTCATAGTTTTAGCAGCCTGATCCTTGAGACGCCCTTAAACTCTTTAATTATGTCATTGGTTTAGAAAACCTGCATCTATTCCAAAGGTAATTAACGGTAATATGAGAAAAATAATAGTTAACACTCGTTTATCTTAGGAAGTGGACATTCATTTAGAACAAGTTAAATTGGTAATCTggaaattttatcttttaaaaaaatagcaATGACAATTAAATTGGAACGATGGGAGTAGAGTAGTAGGCTTAGTAAATTGATAGAATGTTATTCACTTATTTGCGCACTTTAGTTTGCTTTATATTGATGTATGTTATCTGGATTGTTTTTTGATATATGATGGATGATATATGTCAAAAGGGAGTTGGTCGGATTTTGCTGGTAATGTTTCTGGTGAATGGGATGGATTTGGAGCTGATTTTACTATTGATGGCAGCCCAGTTGAGCTTCCTGAAAATGTAGTACCTAATGCTTACCGAGAATGGGAGGTTAAAGTGTTTGATTGGCAAACTCAATGCCCGACTCTTGCTCAACCGGATAATTCTTCTTtaatatacaaattaattaaactgctTCCTACTGTCGGCTGTGAAGCTGATGCAGCCACACGGTATACTATTGATGAGAGGGTTGTAGGAGGAGCAGATAACATGGTTTCATCGTTTGCGTATCAATCCAATGGATCTTACACTGCTATTTGGACGACACGGAAAGCAGGTTCCAATAAAGTATTGGAGTTGGAACATTGTTTGTTTCATCCACATGACAAAGAGTCACGTGTAAGGATCATTCAAATTGTGGGTGTGGATGAAAACCAGAAGTTAACTTTAAAGAGCATAAAAGTGTTTGTTGAGCTATGGTATGGCCCGTTTAGAAATGGGGAACAGCTCGGTGGATGTGCGATACGTGATTCTGCTTTTGCTTCAACACAAGCTCTTAGTGGTTCACAAGTTTCAGGTGTGTGGCAACGTTCAAATGCTATAGCCAACTTCCAAGACTCTCCCGACGTGAGTTTAGTTAGTATTAAATATTTGCCGCTTGAATGGTATGTATTATTACAGATACTTTGATATTGATTGACATATCATGACAGCACATTCTTCGAGAACTTGTAACAATCGATGGTATAGAGAAGACCGTAAGAGAAGAAGAGCATCTAGTGTTGCTGCCAAAGAACTTGTGGAGTTCAATGAAAGAAATAGATGGAGGAAACACATGCTGTGAAGTCGGATGGCTGTTGGAACCAGGACGTGCCATTACATCAAAGTGCATCTTTTCGCAAACTGCAGAGCTACAAGTACGTAATTTGGTTCGTATTCTGTTGGTTTATAATCGTTTTACTGTTCTAATAAGCACGCAtctcggtttttttttttgcaggagATCATAGCTTCATCTGAAACTACAGCTCCACGAACAGGACTATAGCACCTTGGATACTTGTACAAATGGGGGCTTATAGCTGGTTTCAGTTAGTTCCAGGAAAGCTGTTGGGCTTGCTTGGTTTTTGGAGctgaaattgaaatttgatcatTTGTAGAACTTTCTCAATAATACATAAAGAATAAAGTTATTTAACAAATCTTGTTGATctatatgttgttttttttttttttttgttgggggggggggggggggggggggttataACCATAGCCAAGCTAACATATAAACGAGTCATAAGTGAACACCGGTCCCCATCTGTTCTTGCTGTTGGCCGGCTATGCTCAATTAATCAGTTCTCATGTCTGAACCAATCAACACCATATTCCCTACAGCCACCGGAGAATGAAAAAAAGGAATCGCAGGAAAGAAAACAGGAATGAAGTGGAAGAATTATGTGCATAAAGTTTAGTTGTATCAACTATTAAGCAAGAAAAAAATGTTGTCACAAAGGTACAACTTGCAAGAATTTGAACAATAACAACAAGAAACTGTGCACTCATTAAGTTCTTACATCATTTGAAATAATACAACATAAAACAAAAGCATATCCTCATACATTAAGCATCCATGGCCGCCCAAAGGCGGCAAGCATTTAAATCATGGCCTTGAAGCCTCAATTGCCACACCTACTCTCTCATCCAGCTGTACAATCTGCAATATGTCAAATGTTCTCTTATTTAAGTTTTTCCATGTGTATTAAGAACAATCATAAAGCAAGCGGAGATTTACCTGTAAATGAAATGGTGAAACTTGAAAGGGATTTACTAGAGCGCCCCTGGTGCATCTCTCATACTAATATTCAGACTGTTACGCATTGTTCTCCTTCCAACTCCAGCATTTCCTTTGGTCATCATGGCCACAAACTCCCCGTAATCAATCCTCCCATCCTGCATCACATCACATACTCATCatttagtttcctttcaaatattCCAACATATAACTACATCTGAAAATATTGGACTTACGTTATCTTGGTCAACTTCTTTGATGATATCTTCTACAAGAAAATCAGTCATGTTGTGATCTGCACAAGCTTGCTGAAGCTCATCAACCGTTATATAACCACTTCCATCCTTGTCAAAATACTGAAACGCGGCTACAAGGTGCTCCTCTCTTTCCAGTTTGTTCAGGTGAATCGTTGCAGCTACAAATTCTCCATAATCAATTGTCCCACTGTTGTCCACATCAGCCTGAAAACCCACACATACCAGATCAGACAAATGCAAACTTGACCAGTTCAAGGCCTAACAAATAATAGTAGTACCGCATCCATAAGGTCTCGTATCTCTGTATCTTTTAACGTAGAACCAAACTTCCTTAAGCCTGCTTTGAGTTCATCGAATGTTATTGCACCACTATTATCCGTATCCATTGCCTTGAACATTTCTCTCAAACCAGCAATCTCCTCTTCTGACAGGCTTTCAGCTATAACCTGGACCCAAACAAAGAATAgaaatgacattatttttggataAATCAGATATCTTCCAGTCATGCAACAGAGTCATCCGTCACACTCATGTTGTATTGCAACAAAAGCCAAATAAATGTTTATGCTTAGCCTTTTAAGAAAATGAACATACCCGCAAAGCCATTTTCTTCAACTTGTTCATTGCAGAGAACTGCTTCAAACGAGAAAGAACGGCTGGATCCAGTGCTCTATCAGGAGCAACACCATTTTCACAAATCCAAGGATGACCTGCACAATGCAGATAATATGCATAAATTTGTGTTACACAATGTTTACTACATAGAATAACGTAAACAAGCAACCAAAAATCTCAATAAGAACACAAGAGTGAAATGAAAAATAGGTAATATGATTCATTACATACATAGAACTTCATGAGCAGTTAAACGGTCTGAAGGTCGCGAGCATAACATCTTCCGGATAAGATCCTTTGCACTGTCAGATATAAGTGGCCATGGGTCTGATTCGAAGTCTATGTATCCCTTCAAAACTGCATCAAATATCCCCTGTTGTGTTTCTGCAACACAAATATTAAGATACAAGGTTAATATGAGCATATCTATGGATGACAAAATCCAAAACACATAACCAAAGCATATTTAACACGTACCAGCCCAAAACGGCGGGACACCACTGAGCAGTATGTAAAGTATCACCCCGGCAGTCCATACATCTGCTTCTGGACCGTAATGCTTCAAAAGCACCTCAGGAGCCACATAATATGGGCTGCCTACAACATCAGTGAAAATTTGACCTGGGCAACAACCACATTTTGAACTCAGTAACACATTAAATTAGTATAACCTTGTATAGTGGCTACAATATGATTAACTTACCTGGTTTAAAGAAAACAGATAGTCCAAAATCAATTGCCTTGAGGGAGAAATCATCGTCTCTATTAACCAACAAGAAATTCTCGGGCTTCAAATCCCGATGCATAACCCCAAGTGAGTGGCATGCCTCAACTACACCAACAATAATCTTTGTCAACTCGGCAGCCTTCCTTTCGCTATAATGTCCCCTCTGAATGATCCTGTCAAACAATTCTCCTCCACTGCAAAGCTCCATGACTATATGCACATACAAAGCATCCTCATATGCACCCTTAATCGTGACGATATTCTTGTGCCCTGCCAAATGATGCATTATCTGAATTTCCCTCCTAACATCCTCCAAATCCTCTTTCGAAATCAACTTCCTTTTAGAGATAGATTTACAGGCATAATCTACTCCAGTTGCAATCTCGGTGCACAGATATGTAGTACCAAATTGACCTTGGCCTAACTTTTGACCCAATGTGTACACATCACGAATGTTCTCAGTCTTATGACCAAGAACATAATAAGCTTGATTCGAGGTTCCATGGCGGCTCATGGCGTTTTCTTTCTTTGGAACAGGTAGCGGTTTCGGATTAGGGGGATCTTTGGAAAACTCTTGGGCTATAAGCTGGTTAGAGATTAAGGTGGTAGGTGAGTAATCTAAAGAGTTGTTAGATAATTCAGAAGAAGGGTTGTTTTGGTTGGAAATTGACCGGTCTTCAGGCTTATTCAAACCCTGTGTGTCTTTTATTCCAAAAGATCCACGGCATGTATTGCCCATAAAAACAATCAACTTCTTCTCATCAAATTTTCTgcaaatatttttcaaattctaaacaaatcaaataacacttctctatatataatatatatatatatatattaacaaagcTCTTTGTGTTCTGTTAATcactaaaacaaacaaataaagatCTGCCAGCAGATCAAGCAAGTGATCTTCAGttctaatacatatatattaatcaacTAAACAagaaaacacccatataaccaaacctctttattattatatgaatatacaTAAAGACTTTAGCTTTACAGATTTCAGGCAAAACCCACATAGAAATTTGCAAACTTGAACAAAAAAGACTTCAAATTTAATGATTTTAAGCAAAGCCCAGATGGAAATTTGTAAACTTGAACAAAAAAGACTTaaaatttattgattttaaGCAAAGCCCAGATGGAAATTTGTAAACTTGGACAAAAAAGACTTTTACTTTATTGACTTTAAGCAAAACCCATATCAAAAAGGTGAATGGTTTTGAAGTATAGAGTTACAGTGAATAAAGATAGAGATCTGAGTAGTAGTAGTAAAAAGGTACCTTGAGATCCTGATGGATGAATATACTGCAGGTTGATGAgactaataataatagtatgtATGAAGATAATGAAAAATTAGTGATTAGTGGATGAacatatgataataatattattaataaatagtaataataaatggGTTGGACTTGGGGTGTAAAACAGGAAGGCTGCAGTGTTGTTGCTGAGAAGGAACgtagatggtggtggtgatgtgcTGCTGACCAGCTAACTCCTACTACTACTCACCCAACCAACCCATGTCCTCTGACTTCCTCTATCCACTTTACTATACTATTTACTTGTTTCCCCCTTACTCTATTCACTATATACAAACCAGTCCCCATTTCAAAAGACAAGTGATAAATGTATTCttatatattttagaaaagtgagtatgtgaCAATTATGCATCCAATTTGAGTGGAAAAAAAttctcacataccaatattttaatattttgaataaatattttgctcccataatttttatggtttaaaaaaaggtatgtgatcgggcttttcacccaacttagatgcttaacagcctcatattctttTCCCCctatatattttattagtatTCATATTCATgattatagttaaaataaaataaatattacaataaaacaactaaaataatagatttttctttattaatcatCGTACATTATGAAAATCATCctccattaatatatatatatatatatatatatttgtgtttcgTGAATatttgtgcatcaattttataataatataagggtcgggattttgttttatttagtttactttaatacatgttttataatAACCAACCCTAATATTTTGATATAAGTGAGTAATATCTAACTATGGATTAAGATTTTCTAAAGTTGAAAATAACTTATTTGACCCTTATAATAAAGTCAtaggttaagatttaaaaatcatctttggatcttaactcttgattttaattcaaatctCAAAATTCCcaatttcatttataaatttttttattcaactttaGATGATCTCCATTCATCTAACTTataccaaatatatttgataGTTATTGTTAAAAGATCATTTATATCTATGTTTTAATCTACgcttttttggaaaaaaatttacTCGAACcaaatactaaaataaaatacatgatCTTTTTCAAGGTACGGAGGGGGCGTTTGGTAGGAGTGAATCAAAGATAATGGAAATGTAAAGGAGAATGAGtgtttggaaagagaatggattccgtcgtttggtacaaacagagaatgaatatacaaaaaatacaaaattttgaataataattaaatttaatatatataacatcactaaaccaaaaaaaaaaaaatttcattcccatcaattctctacactttatagagaattgagggaatggaatcgattctcacttctcgattctctttctaattctccattgcaaccaaacatgagaagtatttctcattccctttccaCCCTTTCCATTTCATTGTACCAAATACCCCCTGCGAACAAATTTTATATGATTATGAATGTGAAAATGTTATTTAGTGACGTTAGAGAGTTATATTGTCACTCAATAAATGTTCAAAGGAGCAAGATGCAACTTTAAAGTTTACATAGGTTGGAAAGTCAATATACTATAAATGTAAGGACTTTACCAATCTAGtataaaagttaaaaggaaTAACACTTGCATTAGCAGACAGATATCCATTGGGGTACAATTACAAAAGGCAAGGCAAATAAAGTGTAGTGCCCAACGCtatactttaatttttattaattcgtttcatttttaattgAAAGAGATTCATTGAACAAGCAGTGCAGGGACATGCAAAGAAAGAGAAATCAAAACTTCTTCTTTCTCCTTTAAATAAGATTTGATAGAACGCAaataaaattcaatataaacTAGACATATCTTAGgctctattttatttatatgttcattattttattttatttaggctgtattttatttattaatcgtGTCATAGCTAGTATACGTGTATAAATGTACAAGGTTGTTCCTTTTAGTTCGATAATGCAAACACATAAACTTGGTCATCGAAATCAACTTCTTTTCTGTTTTTGCTTGTCTTACGATAAGTCTAAACACTTGTTTCAAGACCTGTAATTGGACTTGTGGTGGCACATCTTTCATCCCAAGCCTATACGTATAACTATAATTCAATTGGTCTTTAAGTTCAAGTACGAGttcaaagttattttaaaatgtCTACAAAATCcgtttcaagttttaataaaaattttaatgctCCTAAATGATTCCGAACTATTTGTactcactacaacaaaaatttcatttattcacacttaatTTAAAGAAGTATAAAAAAACTTCTTAACttattcacatttaaaaataaataaaaagtatatacatGTAAAAGAGTTGAAGTGTGAAAAGTtatagggaaaatgatccgtactgcagaatTTACCTAAGCTTATATAATGCCACttcaaaaaaagtttcaaattaaactttttaatttgataaacatacatagtccccctgaattttacataacccccTACCCCCTTGAATTTTACACAATCTCCtttgctttacctaagataggtgtTACATGCTTTACCTAACTTTTCCCCcaacattataattttttcacacttatatatgtggaaagaaaaaatttacacctaaaagtgtgaactaATGTCAAACATATTCATACTTCaaagtgtga includes the following:
- the LOC122598544 gene encoding calcium-dependent protein kinase 26; its protein translation is MGNTCRGSFGIKDTQGLNKPEDRSISNQNNPSSELSNNSLDYSPTTLISNQLIAQEFSKDPPNPKPLPVPKKENAMSRHGTSNQAYYVLGHKTENIRDVYTLGQKLGQGQFGTTYLCTEIATGVDYACKSISKRKLISKEDLEDVRREIQIMHHLAGHKNIVTIKGAYEDALYVHIVMELCSGGELFDRIIQRGHYSERKAAELTKIIVGVVEACHSLGVMHRDLKPENFLLVNRDDDFSLKAIDFGLSVFFKPGQIFTDVVGSPYYVAPEVLLKHYGPEADVWTAGVILYILLSGVPPFWAETQQGIFDAVLKGYIDFESDPWPLISDSAKDLIRKMLCSRPSDRLTAHEVLCHPWICENGVAPDRALDPAVLSRLKQFSAMNKLKKMALRVIAESLSEEEIAGLREMFKAMDTDNSGAITFDELKAGLRKFGSTLKDTEIRDLMDAADVDNSGTIDYGEFVAATIHLNKLEREEHLVAAFQYFDKDGSGYITVDELQQACADHNMTDFLVEDIIKEVDQDNDGRIDYGEFVAMMTKGNAGVGRRTMRNSLNISMRDAPGAL
- the LOC122598556 gene encoding uncharacterized protein LOC122598556 — protein: MAGVVGGCNTLIISIPKHPTKPISTSSLIFSLSPQSSNPKLLLKFSPIHSRRMLCATATNPVLHQTSSPSSTGSWSDFAGNVSGEWDGFGADFTIDGSPVELPENVVPNAYREWEVKVFDWQTQCPTLAQPDNSSLIYKLIKLLPTVGCEADAATRYTIDERVVGGADNMVSSFAYQSNGSYTAIWTTRKAGSNKVLELEHCLFHPHDKESRVRIIQIVGVDENQKLTLKSIKVFVELWYGPFRNGEQLGGCAIRDSAFASTQALSGSQVSGVWQRSNAIANFQDSPDHILRELVTIDGIEKTVREEEHLVLLPKNLWSSMKEIDGGNTCCEVGWLLEPGRAITSKCIFSQTAELQEIIASSETTAPRTGL